The sequence below is a genomic window from Humulus lupulus chromosome 3, drHumLupu1.1, whole genome shotgun sequence.
tcacctcttgtccactcgtcgcggtagtgaaccagacataataaaatcaaacaagcagtgtgacggggatcagccgtctcgGATATggcggatatctaccgttcatattttctgaatcagcacccACTAGGCTAATGTCTCTATGCAAACTTTTTacaacagtgtatatatgtgcatgtgtctctatactaacatacaatacactAGTCGTTTCATATTGTAgtcacacaatagaagttgacttacttggagtccttagctctcaacaggatttcaccctccaacgtacaGTCTAGTTacacttagccaatactgtaattatccatatagtatactcgaattaattatggcactcataattcattattattattttgggcagtttggtcattttcaaaatcatttgtaaggattaaggatccttatttggttttaaacccattcaataattcatacaaaaaaaattgagactaaaccctaagtctcggggagacctatcatATGGTCTCAATACCTAGGCTCaggtatcgcaatagtattttcccacaatctgccaaaaatcttattctttaaaagttctgctattaacccgtactttcaacaagtcagttaaaaatataaaagattttagccggtattatatccagaaaatactaattaaattcctcaattatttttcaagaaaataatctcttaattttccttttatttgtctTAAGGtcttaatctctaaaaatcgttttaagaaaatagcctaattctaacttaattaggaaaaactGTTAATAATTGcttttaagacttaccaagtcattatcttgcaataagcacaaaaatgtatttgtttttcttaagttccaaaatctcatttttgcactaagtgtgaaaaccttatttttcacatttttaactatatactttgttaggtcataacttgaaatttacttacccaattgttaccaaaatttcctaattccatctttggtatgctatttaggtctttgtaacatcttaggtcaaaatgggcatttttgattggtgaaaacatttttcaaacattgagtaaaaatgacattattttcaagtctttatttttttcaaactttggTACTTAATAACTCCCAAACCGTTCTGTATtttattaccaaattttacagagACGTACTAGGGTATTCCAAAAATATCTACCAAAATTTAGCAAAAAGTGaattcattttccctatacagtgactttccaaacttggtcccgaaattaagaatacgaaaaaatagatttttacctcaactttgaaatagcataactcactcatttctaaacgttttttagtgtttcaaaagctcaaattcatgtactccatctcaaaaacatcacagtataatttatttttacaaaataagTTTATAGTGGATACTTTACCCTTTGGAAATCacggctcaaaacttgtatttttattttagggttttcaacaaaacccttagggattttgggtccctattttcaaaaatcaacatacaagcatcataaaaattatcaagcaactaccatagccttattacatcaccaataagaagatttaagcattaaatacacaaaataatgctAAAAAACAAAACTATACAAAaataaccataaaaagtaaaatttttacATCTTGTTCTTGTTTGGGtgtttgatgtttctactagctttatCACCTcaaaaactctttcaaaaccttaaaccaACTCCCCCAAGAACACATATAGTTAGTTATTGAAGGATCGATGATTAAAAACTTCACAAAAGTCATGTTTGTGAaacttttaccttagggaaaaactCTTCCAAGACCAAAGCTTAAGATTCCAAGTTTTCTTAGTGTTTTTTGTAGTTGAAAATTGTGAGAAACTTGAATTTAAATTTTTGAAGAAGATGAGAGTGAGAGTAGAGGAGAAGGTTTTGTTGGGGAGGGTAGAAGAGCATAGAcaacacaaaaaaatatatctaaaacATTTGAGTGTTTTTACTTTATGTCATTTTGTGTCATTAACTTTAATTAATGTGATTAAAAGCTTAAATTAATTTGGACCACACAATTTAAAACCCACATGGCCAGCCACctctttttattattaattttttataaaaggtTAATAAACATTTCCTAAGAATTTGTCTTTTTctaaaaatccaaaaataaaattcTATAACTTTTTTAactcttataaagttttaaaaaataaaacttaatacataataattaaattaaatttctctcacatttaatttaattaatcacacaatacaatttaaccTAAAGTCTATTTATGGAATAATTCCACAATTTGgcaaaaattaagcatttaacacaaaatgccttaaaatttcatttcctcttaggtttattatttttttactaaACTTAactttttatgaatgtattttatacccaaaatattttttccaagtttttcattttattttccaagatttttACCCTATTAGGGTTTTTATGTCGGTCCAAgatcgaaagtcttatcttgacttttaatcacacaattcataatttgtctagcaataactcatggaaataaaatccaacaactataatattatttaaaataatattcttaacttgggtaaaacaatcccgacccgagtcgtttaaaggcaCCTGAAATGCAGGGCGTTACATGGGGTGCTTCAAAGGTTTCAACTATAGGTGGTGCAAATTATTTTCTTAGCATTATAGATGATTATTCAAGGAAGGTATGGGTATGCTTGTTGAAAACAAAAGATGAAGCCTTTTAGACTTTTGTAACTTAGAAGAAGCTTATTGAGAATCAAACAGGTAGGAAGATCAAGAAGCTAAGAACAGACAATGGACTTGAATTTTGCTCAAACGAGATTGCTGAGTTTTGCGGAAAAGAAGGAATTGGAAGACATCTTACAGTCCCTAAAACCCCTCAACAAAATGGTCTATCTGAAAGGATGAATAAAATACTATTGGAGAGAGTGAGGTGTATGTTAAAGGGGGCTGGTTTTAGAGAAGAAATTTTGGAGAGAAGTTGCTACAACAGCTTGCTATCTAATAAATAGATGCCCGTCTACTACCATCAACTTTATGACCCCTCAAGAAAAGTGGCAGGCCACACACCAAACCTTGATCATCTCAGAGTATTTGGATGCACAGCCTATGCTCATATTAGACAAGATAAGCTACAACCAAGAGCTATCAAGTGCATGTTCCTTGGCTATCCTGAAGGGGTTAAAGGATACAAACTTTGGTGCTTAGAACCAGGATTCATAAGGTGTATAATCATTAGAGGTGGTATATAATGAGAATGAAATGGCTATGAAGGCAGAAACCAAATCTGAGACAGAGAGTGTGAAAAGATCAGATCAGTTAGAGGTTGAAGTAAATCGGAAAAATGAAAATCAAGCTCAAGAACATCTGCAAGTAACTGAAACAGAAGCTGAAGATACTCAAGAAAGTACAGACGAATACCAACTAGCTAGAGATAGAGAAATGAAGGAAATCAAAGAACATGATCGACTTGGCTTTGCAGATTTCACAGCATTTTCTCTCACTACATCAAGTGAAATTGAAAACTCAGAACCATCTAACTATCAAGAAGCCATAAATAGCAAGGAAAGTGCATCATGGATTCGGGCTATTCAAGAAGAGATGTTGTCTTTACAAAAGAACCACACTTGGACTCTTGTAGACAAACCAGAAAACCAGAAAGTAGTTGATTGTAAATGGATTTTCCGAAAGAAGGAGAGACTAACAGGTGCTAATAGTACAAGATATAAGGCTAGATTAGTGGCTAAGAGCTTTACACAGAGGGAAGGAGTAGACTTCAATGAGATATTCTCACTAATTGTTAAACAAACTTCAATAAGAGCTATTATGTCCAAGGCTGCCATATTTGATCTTGAGGTGGACCAAATGGGTGTTAAAAGAGCTTTCCTccatggaaagcttgatgaaacCATCTATATGAAACAACTAGAAGGCTTTGAAAGCTACAATAAAAATCAGATATGCTtactacaaaaatctctctatgGTTTGAGACAAGCTCCTAGACAATGGAATTTGAGATTTTATGAGAATTTGAGATTTTATGAGTTTATGATGAAAATTGGGTACACTAAAAGGTGCGATGATCCTTGTGTTTACTTTAACAATCATATATATTTGTTgctctatgttgatgatatactgCTGGTTGGGAAGAATAAGTCTGAAATAAATCAACTAAAATTTCAGCTAAATTCTGAATTCGACATGATATAAAGAGGTACAGACCAGAGACAATTGGGTACAGCTAAAAGAATTCTTGGCATTGATATAAAGAGGTACAGACCAGGGACAATTGTTTTATCTCAGAGGAGTTATAGGTTCTTCAAAAATTCAAGATGGATAAGGCAAAATCTGGCTCCACGCCTTTAGCTCCTAATTTGAAGCTCACTAAGGAACAAGCACCCAAAACAGAACAAGAAAGAAACTACATGGACATGGTTTCTTATGCTAGTGGGGTCGGAAGTTTAATGTATGTCATGGTTTGTTCTAGACCAGATTTGGCATATGTTATGAGCATTGTTAGTAGGTTTATTTAAGATCCAGGAGAAGAGCATTGGAATGCACTTAAATGGATTCTTAGATATGTTAGAGGCACACGTAGTGTCGGTCTCACTTACAGCAACAAGTTCAAAACTCATAATGAAGTTTTGGGTTATGTAGACTCAGATTATGCAGGGTGCATTGACACTAGAAGGTCACTCATGGGCTATGTATTTACAATCCAAGGTGGATGTGTGAGGTGGAAGGAAAATCTGCAGAAAGTAGTGGCATTATCATCTACAGAAGCTGAGTATATGGCAGCTACGGAAGCAATCAAGGAAgctattgataactctacaaaatagagttattttgccactttttatgtgctaattgttgcttaattcttcaGTTTTTAAtcgatttattaagtttttaagtaattttgaatttattaggtttattttaattttacagatttttgtgtgtttttatagttattttattgtaaaatgttgtagtttaattatttgaaattagtattgttaagttagaagtaaaaagatgcaattttgagcttaaatgtttaaataaattaagttttaattaatattttcatggaacttatgttgtatattttattattgaaaatatttagttttaatttaatttatgtttatttttgtagagaagttgttgtattttttttttttttttttgctcttgaaaaagcaagaaaaatgaaggaaaattggcatttttgatagaaaaaaaaaaaaaaggaaagttgGTATTATTGAAATACCAAAAGCAAGCCCACGGATCCAGCCAGGCTTCCCTTCAGCTGATGCGCCTCACCTCCTCAACTGTGTCCTCTTCCCAGTTGCCACCACCTGTCCAAGTTCCTTCAGCAAGTCACTCCTTGCCAGCCGAGCCTCCAGCAGCATACCCCAGCCTCACCAACGCCTCCTGCTCCAAACGCCAAGCCCAGGCCCAGCAAGGCCCAACGCCACCAACCATTCAGCAGGTTCCTCTTCAGCCAAACCCACACGGCCCAACCCCAACGCCTGGCCATTTCCCAACCGTACACCACCATTTCACATGCCTCCCTTGCCACAGCCCACCTAGCCACTTTTTTTTGTTCCCTTGTCCCATAATacccaaaaatgccaactttttaccattttttctacacatttttcaccacaacatcatcattacaccttataatttacctctacttaccatatttattttatttaattaatctaatcaatttaattaatttaaattgattattttaataatattattttggctataaatatggaatttcaagaccatttttagggtgcttaattttttgttaccatattcttttctcccattttccCTCTACCATTttggggtttttcaagagcattttcaagtatgtattttgcttatttgtaatttctattctagttatgtgcttctaatctttttcataagattattaagatcatgatgaatcaacttgtaactagataatatttatgttgtatgttgatttccattgtaatgcaacaaagtttatggatttttcttcttcatatatgtctttcatctttaatatctcatattttggattgttagataatatgcactttgttcttcattttgcaaaaaacataatattctttgtgtaagatgtgtcattaaattgtacacatcaaatgcttagaacaaaaatattatattttgccttataaataatgtttattgatttatttgttatttcattagaatGATTTCCATTAAATACTTTGacattatactttttgaaaagtgaagaaaaatcatatctttttagaagtaatttgtgcttaaacttataaatctatttggaaaatgatagttttaattattttaactatcactaaaacttgggaatcaatatactaataaatattattaaacttacattttgtggattatagtatcttaataatcttttcttttaacacttattttcaaatcattattggtttatttttattctcttcaatagttttatttttcaatcttttattttatgttcataacattaaaactcatcaatctttggagctatgttagaatttattacttttgatttaaaatagttttcttttttattttagacaactcttttgggt
It includes:
- the LOC133824642 gene encoding secreted RxLR effector protein 161-like; amino-acid sequence: MDKAKSGSTPLAPNLKLTKEQAPKTEQERNYMDMVSYASGVGSLIYVRGTRSVGLTYSNKFKTHNEVLGYVDSDYAGCIDTRRSLMGYVFTIQGGCVRWKENLQKVVALSSTEAEYMAATEAIKEAIDNSTK